One genomic region from Jilunia laotingensis encodes:
- a CDS encoding N-acetylmuramoyl-L-alanine amidase, translating into MRTINTIIIHCSATRRGLDFTANDIDQWHRQRGMDGIGYHYVIRIDGTIERGRDIEKVGAHCRGHNRESVSICYIGGLDSLGRPADTRTRAQRYAMRRLIEILQRQFPEIRLVIGHRDVSPDLNGNGRLEPSEWIKSCPCFDVAQWLSKTCHNNN; encoded by the coding sequence ATGAGAACCATCAACACTATTATCATCCACTGTTCCGCCACACGCCGCGGACTGGACTTCACCGCCAATGACATCGACCAATGGCATCGCCAACGGGGAATGGACGGGATAGGCTATCACTACGTCATCCGTATCGACGGAACCATCGAACGGGGACGCGATATCGAGAAAGTCGGTGCCCACTGCCGGGGACACAACCGTGAAAGTGTCAGTATATGCTATATAGGCGGACTGGACAGCTTGGGACGGCCAGCGGATACCCGGACAAGGGCACAACGCTATGCCATGCGTCGTCTGATAGAAATACTACAACGCCAATTCCCGGAAATTCGTCTGGTCATTGGACACCGTGATGTGTCGCCCGATCTGAACGGCAACGGACGACTGGAACCGTCGGAATGGATCAAGTCATGTCCCTGCTTCGATGTGGCACAATGGCTGTCGAAAACTTGTCATAATAACAACTAA
- a CDS encoding HU family DNA-binding protein — protein MAVLFKKVTRTSDPSDKNSPKKTYPQITYQYSNSATLDEIAKEISGNAGVSEGETISVLKDFRTQLKKQLIAGRTVNIDGLGTFYLAAQSKGTDRPEDFSATDITGLRICFRANSEIRLSTNISTRTDGLVLKDVDRINTDSNDPDSGDHGEDPTV, from the coding sequence ATGGCTGTTTTATTCAAGAAAGTAACCCGGACCAGTGACCCCAGCGACAAAAATTCGCCTAAGAAAACGTATCCGCAAATCACTTATCAGTACAGCAATTCCGCCACACTGGACGAGATTGCCAAAGAAATCAGCGGTAATGCGGGTGTCAGCGAAGGTGAGACCATCAGCGTGCTGAAGGATTTCCGCACACAACTGAAAAAGCAATTGATTGCCGGACGCACGGTGAACATCGACGGGCTGGGCACTTTCTACCTGGCTGCACAAAGCAAGGGAACCGACCGTCCCGAAGATTTCTCGGCAACGGACATCACCGGACTGCGCATTTGCTTCCGAGCCAACAGCGAAATCCGACTGAGTACAAACATTTCGACGCGTACGGACGGATTGGTACTGAAAGATGTCGACCGCATCAACACCGACAGCAACGACCCGGACAGTGGCGACCACGGTGAAGACCCGACCGTCTAG
- a CDS encoding ATP-binding protein, giving the protein MIDKIYPIGVQNFESLRKDGYYYIDKTELIYKIVSEGRYYFLSRPRRFGKSLLLSTIHAYFDGKRELFEGLAIEQLEKNWVKRPVLHLDLNIEKYDTPESLDRILENALYGWEGLYGANPSERSFSLRFAGVIRRAYEQSGHRVAILVDEYDKPMLQSIDDEELQKYYRSTLKSFYGVLKTMDGYIKLGFLTGVTKFGKVSVFSDLNNLIDLSMNARFHSICGVTEEELHRDFEPDIRKLAEEQRMTFEEACQKLKEDYDGYHFTYDVAGLYNPFSLLNTFFNMRFDNYWFQTGTPTFLVELLQKHHYDLYRMAHEETTSNVLDSIDSMSADPIPVIYQSGYLTIKGYDRRFSMYRLGFPNREVEESFIKYLLPFYAGKAEEKTDFDVLKFVREIESGDYESFFRRLTAFFAGVPYDLAAGLDMERHYQNILFIIFRIFGFYTHVEYHTSQGRVDLVLQTDHFTYVMEFKLDGTAEEALRQIDEKHYAAPFANDRQRKLFKVGVNFSKETHGIEKWIVEEL; this is encoded by the coding sequence ATGATCGATAAAATTTATCCCATAGGTGTACAGAATTTTGAAAGTCTTCGTAAAGACGGATATTATTATATAGATAAGACGGAATTGATCTATAAGATAGTATCCGAAGGACGTTATTACTTCCTGAGCCGTCCGCGCCGTTTCGGCAAGAGTCTTTTGTTATCGACCATACATGCCTATTTCGATGGAAAGCGCGAGTTGTTCGAGGGATTGGCTATCGAACAGCTTGAAAAGAACTGGGTGAAACGTCCCGTCTTGCATCTGGATTTGAACATCGAGAAATACGATACTCCCGAAAGCTTGGATCGTATTCTTGAAAATGCCTTATACGGCTGGGAGGGCCTTTATGGTGCCAATCCTTCCGAACGTTCTTTCTCCTTGCGTTTTGCCGGAGTCATCCGGCGCGCCTATGAGCAATCGGGACACCGGGTTGCCATTCTCGTGGACGAATATGACAAACCGATGTTGCAAAGCATCGATGATGAAGAGTTGCAGAAGTACTACCGTAGTACATTGAAATCTTTTTATGGTGTCCTCAAAACGATGGACGGATACATTAAACTGGGATTTCTGACCGGAGTCACCAAATTCGGTAAGGTAAGTGTGTTCAGTGACTTGAATAATCTCATCGATTTGTCGATGAATGCCCGTTTCCATAGCATTTGTGGTGTTACGGAGGAAGAATTGCACCGTGATTTTGAACCTGATATTCGGAAACTTGCCGAGGAGCAGAGGATGACTTTCGAAGAAGCTTGTCAAAAGTTGAAGGAGGATTATGATGGCTATCATTTTACGTATGACGTAGCAGGGCTTTATAATCCTTTTAGTTTGCTGAACACTTTCTTCAATATGCGGTTCGATAATTATTGGTTCCAGACGGGCACACCGACTTTTTTGGTCGAATTGTTGCAAAAGCACCATTACGACTTATACCGGATGGCTCATGAAGAGACCACTTCCAACGTGTTGGACAGTATCGATTCCATGAGTGCCGACCCTATACCGGTGATTTACCAAAGTGGTTATCTGACGATAAAAGGATACGATCGCCGGTTCTCAATGTATCGCCTTGGGTTTCCAAACCGTGAGGTGGAGGAAAGTTTCATCAAATACCTGTTGCCTTTTTATGCCGGGAAGGCAGAGGAAAAAACAGATTTCGATGTCCTGAAGTTTGTCCGCGAAATAGAAAGTGGCGATTATGAATCGTTCTTCAGGCGTCTCACCGCTTTCTTTGCAGGCGTTCCCTACGATTTGGCAGCCGGGCTTGATATGGAACGTCACTATCAAAACATCCTTTTCATTATTTTTCGAATATTCGGTTTCTATACCCATGTGGAATATCACACTTCCCAAGGGCGTGTGGACTTGGTATTGCAAACCGATCATTTCACCTATGTCATGGAGTTCAAATTGGATGGTACCGCTGAGGAAGCCCTGCGTCAGATAGACGAGAAGCATTACGCTGCTCCCTTTGCGAATGACAGGCAGCGTAAGCTTTTTAAAGTGGGTGTCAATTTCAGTAAAGAGACCCACGGCATAGAAAAGTGGATTGTCGAGGAACTTTAG
- a CDS encoding DUF6633 family protein produces MNDFTEVHTKLTPEQLRETSRLILAAWPGLTAGEICLFIARFKIGEYGQFYGAIDPMKIMSALHRFAGERVQEAERYEREKSRDRKVEKEAKGITYEAYLEVKRRAEAGDNEAQQMLKRPSPE; encoded by the coding sequence TTGAACGACTTCACCGAGGTGCATACCAAACTCACCCCGGAGCAACTTCGGGAAACCTCCCGCCTCATCCTGGCTGCATGGCCGGGGCTGACGGCAGGAGAAATCTGCCTCTTCATAGCCCGCTTCAAGATTGGAGAATACGGCCAGTTCTACGGAGCCATCGACCCGATGAAAATCATGTCCGCCTTACACCGGTTTGCCGGAGAACGGGTACAAGAGGCGGAACGTTACGAACGCGAGAAAAGCAGAGACCGGAAAGTAGAGAAAGAGGCCAAAGGCATCACCTATGAGGCTTATCTCGAAGTGAAAAGACGGGCGGAGGCAGGAGACAACGAAGCACAGCAAATGCTCAAACGGCCATCACCGGAATAG
- a CDS encoding DUF7833 domain-containing protein: MEIRRYLNTRLWRDSWFESLNANEKFVYIYLLTNPSTNMLGIYNLSIRRIAYDCNLNEQTTRRCIKKLEEALKIIYCKGYIIIPDWISQNAMNPSMKQSAMKDFDKLPDEVRSELPPQLLSAIQKMRPRTAHAVPTLFTQTPSDTPEKEEEEYPEKKEEKAYEKNTIPEEKEKTEKGNGEKEYAPEAERKTSTTSPLPHRNCHEDIPQPLENTCAQAIESQTWLEALCMNHRIDIAQLHEWLEHFCRKLQNEGNLQKSVRDFRQHFANWLHIQLENQRKHPQHHENLATANRENSRQRKLDAIAALRTTVESDALQRLRELEIEGTLPPLPET, from the coding sequence ATGGAAATAAGAAGATACCTCAACACACGCCTCTGGAGGGACTCCTGGTTCGAATCACTCAACGCCAACGAAAAGTTTGTCTACATCTACTTGCTCACAAACCCGTCCACCAACATGCTGGGAATATACAACCTCAGCATCCGCCGCATCGCGTACGACTGCAACCTCAACGAACAAACCACCCGCCGCTGTATCAAGAAACTTGAAGAAGCATTAAAAATCATATACTGCAAAGGATACATCATCATCCCCGACTGGATCAGCCAAAACGCCATGAACCCCTCCATGAAACAGTCGGCCATGAAAGATTTCGACAAACTGCCCGATGAAGTACGCAGTGAACTACCGCCACAGCTACTTTCGGCCATTCAAAAAATGAGACCTCGGACTGCACACGCTGTCCCCACCCTCTTCACCCAAACCCCGTCGGACACACCGGAAAAGGAAGAGGAAGAGTATCCGGAAAAGAAAGAAGAAAAAGCATACGAAAAGAATACAATACCTGAAGAGAAAGAGAAAACGGAAAAAGGAAACGGAGAAAAAGAATATGCACCGGAAGCAGAACGCAAAACAAGCACAACCTCACCCCTCCCCCACCGGAACTGCCACGAGGACATCCCCCAACCCTTGGAGAACACCTGCGCGCAAGCCATCGAAAGTCAGACATGGCTGGAAGCCCTCTGCATGAACCACCGGATCGATATCGCCCAACTGCACGAGTGGCTGGAACATTTCTGCCGCAAACTGCAAAACGAAGGAAACCTGCAAAAGTCAGTCCGCGACTTCCGCCAGCACTTCGCCAACTGGTTACATATCCAACTTGAAAATCAACGTAAACACCCGCAACACCATGAAAACCTTGCTACAGCAAACCGTGAAAACAGCCGACAGCGGAAACTTGACGCGATCGCTGCACTCCGGACGACCGTCGAATCAGATGCCCTCCAACGCCTCCGCGAACTTGAGATTGAAGGAACTTTACCACCGCTTCCCGAAACCTGA
- a CDS encoding helix-turn-helix domain-containing protein, producing MIFLSGNLIYLRKRCGWKQSDLAAKLGVKANTISNYEKGTTTPDYGVIHKLIRIFDVTADQLLYTRLDDGGVSEGFSGETDDESDDNSDEVDMVGEPTYAYRASSPKYGVPPRMNRRAVVPSDESSSRLQEPDRRDELIRFLRNQLVEKDKEIRGLYRELGALEHELQWLHDRLDQQEGR from the coding sequence ATGATATTTTTATCGGGAAACTTGATATACTTAAGAAAAAGGTGCGGTTGGAAACAATCGGACTTAGCGGCAAAATTAGGAGTGAAGGCGAATACGATCTCTAATTATGAGAAAGGTACCACTACTCCCGACTATGGTGTGATACATAAATTGATACGTATTTTTGACGTGACGGCAGATCAGTTGTTGTACACTCGTCTGGACGATGGCGGTGTGTCCGAAGGGTTTTCCGGAGAAACGGATGATGAATCGGACGATAACTCCGATGAAGTGGATATGGTTGGTGAACCGACTTATGCTTATCGGGCTTCTTCTCCGAAATATGGAGTCCCTCCGAGGATGAACAGAAGGGCTGTTGTGCCTTCTGATGAGTCGTCGTCGCGATTGCAGGAACCGGATCGTCGGGATGAGTTGATCAGGTTCTTACGCAATCAATTGGTGGAAAAAGACAAGGAGATCAGAGGGTTGTATCGTGAGTTAGGCGCTCTGGAACACGAACTGCAATGGTTGCACGATAGGCTTGACCAGCAGGAAGGGAGGTAG
- a CDS encoding glutathione peroxidase — protein sequence MKVILSFFLALVMSVAVSAQGKSFYDFTVTTIDGKPYKLSQLKGHKVLVVNVASKCGLTPQYAELQELYDQYKDSGFIIIGFPANNFMGQEPGSNEEIAKFCTLNYDVTFPMMAKISVKGEDMAPLYQWLTEKKQNGKQDAPVQWNFQKFMIDENGQWIGMVPPKESPFSETIVRWIEKK from the coding sequence ATGAAAGTCATTTTATCTTTTTTCTTAGCTCTTGTGATGTCTGTAGCCGTTAGTGCGCAGGGTAAGTCGTTTTATGATTTCACCGTCACCACCATCGATGGAAAGCCTTATAAGCTTTCTCAATTGAAAGGACATAAAGTCCTCGTTGTCAACGTTGCCTCCAAATGCGGGCTTACTCCGCAATATGCCGAGTTGCAGGAACTATACGACCAGTATAAGGATAGCGGCTTTATCATTATCGGTTTCCCTGCCAATAATTTTATGGGACAGGAGCCGGGCAGCAACGAAGAGATCGCCAAATTCTGTACGTTGAATTATGACGTGACTTTCCCGATGATGGCGAAGATTTCAGTGAAAGGAGAAGATATGGCTCCGCTTTACCAATGGCTGACGGAGAAAAAGCAGAACGGGAAGCAAGATGCTCCCGTTCAATGGAATTTCCAGAAGTTTATGATCGATGAGAATGGACAATGGATAGGAATGGTACCTCCCAAGGAAAGTCCTTTTTCTGAGACGATTGTCCGGTGGATCGAAAAGAAATAA
- a CDS encoding NUDIX hydrolase, which produces MPTDNYQEMFPIVDEEGNITGAATRGECHSGSKLLHPVVHLHVFNSKGELYLQKRPEWKDIQPGRWDTAVGGHVDLGESVEIALKREVREELGITDFVPERLTNYVFESARERELVFVYKTVYDGEILPSDELDGGRFWTLDEIKSHLGKDIFTPNFEGEFQRVSFDKSATTGR; this is translated from the coding sequence ATGCCGACAGACAACTATCAAGAGATGTTCCCCATTGTCGATGAGGAAGGAAATATCACCGGAGCAGCCACACGCGGAGAGTGCCATAGCGGCAGCAAACTATTGCATCCGGTAGTACACCTGCATGTGTTCAACAGTAAAGGAGAACTGTACCTGCAAAAACGCCCCGAATGGAAAGACATCCAGCCGGGACGGTGGGATACGGCTGTAGGCGGACACGTCGATCTGGGGGAAAGTGTGGAGATCGCCTTGAAGCGCGAAGTCCGCGAAGAACTCGGCATTACGGACTTTGTTCCGGAACGCCTGACAAATTATGTTTTCGAGTCGGCCCGCGAACGCGAACTGGTCTTTGTCTACAAAACCGTATACGATGGAGAAATCCTTCCCAGTGACGAGCTGGACGGTGGACGGTTCTGGACATTAGACGAAATCAAATCCCATCTCGGAAAAGATATATTCACTCCCAATTTTGAAGGAGAATTCCAACGGGTATCCTTCGACAAGTCGGCAACAACCGGCCGTTAG